GTCGTGGTGGCGCCATGAAGAAGAAAGACGATGTCCACCGCATGGCGGAGGCGAACAAGGCCTTCGCGCATTACCGCTGGTAGGGCGAGGGCCCGGCGGCGCAAGAGGGAAAAATCATGGCCAAGGAAAAGTTCGAGCGTACGAAGCCCCACGTGAACGTCGGTACGATTGGTCACGTGGACCACGGAAAGACGACGCTGACGGCGGCGATCACGACGGTTCTTTCGGAGCACAGCGACAAGGTCGAGGTGCGTAGTTTCGAT
Above is a window of Acidobacteriota bacterium DNA encoding:
- a CDS encoding GTP-binding protein produces the protein MAKEKFERTKPHVNVGTIGHVDHGKTTLTAAITTVLSEHSDKVEVRSFD